A region from the Fusarium musae strain F31 chromosome 1, whole genome shotgun sequence genome encodes:
- a CDS encoding hypothetical protein (EggNog:ENOG41): protein MATTPPSAAATTLRDSRQPTPASPIAPTPTAAVPVLLTSASESSDDGIRLSPAAARRFARRNLRRTSPTPDLVTSLVRPPSPDTFYVGAQASQQVGQDVRARIDSSYSGLLIPNVNSDRRTGPLLAPHPSSLGIPKRYGGNCIFDMYSLTYVNEPDANLLCPICHDPLVDPVTTPCDHTFCYRCLRQSIDSSPSGTACPIDREPLAWPNCFSAPRLIRTQLNNLKVKCPYHARGCKSEVRREVVETHATTECRFKDFTCPGADCDKRLRSKPEDDTCPHKEDTCLHCKVTIEATDRELHLLSCPNSKTRCETCWKLVYRSQTKEHDELECEGAVINCPYSEFGCPARAMRGHMDAHTLACAFHPDTPSGMIIRSQREIIDSYTNLGQQVQQLQTRQDETNQRITEFNSSLSRRGVGDSVMGDNRTIQDLDAGFEEVHQNLTHLEARQSMWTINQIMPIREEVTELRNNINMIRMHVNWLLNRSREEGRIRAAASSGSTATLQRDRSVEGPRLAERRRSASVEGTDLPRL, encoded by the coding sequence ATGGCCACAACTCCTCCCTCCGCTGCGGCTACAACCCTCCGAGACTCAAGACAGCCGACTCCTGCTTCTCCTATCGCTCCTACGCCGACTGCGGCTGTTCCTGTTCTCTTGACGTCTGCTTCCGAATCTAGCGATGATGGAATTCGTCTGAGTCCGGCCGCCGCTCGCCGCTTCGCCCGCCGCAACCTTCGCCGCACATCTCCAACTCCCGACCTTGTCACTAGTCTCGTTCGTCCGCCCTCGCCAGATACTTTTTATGTTGGAGCACAAGCCTCGCAGCAAGTTGGACAAGATGTCAGGGCCAGAATTGATTCCTCATACTCAGGTCTTTTGATACCAAACGTTAACTCGGATCGTCGAACCGGACCCCTCCTAGCTCCACATCCATCTTCCCTCGGAATACCCAAACGATATGGCGGCAACTGCATCTTCGATATGTATTCTTTGACATATGTCAATGAACCAGATGCCAACTTACTCTGTCCCATCTGTCATGATCCGCTGGTGGATCCGGTTACAACTCCCTGCGATCACACATTCTGCTACCGATGCTTGCGACAAAGCATTGATTCTAGTCCTTCCGGAACGGCCTGTCCCATTGACCGAGAGCCTCTCGCCTGGCCCAACTGCTTCAGCGCACCACGGCTCATTCGCACTCAGCTTAATAACCTCAAAGTCAAGTGCCCTTACCATGCACGAGGCTGCAAATCGGAAGTTCGTCGGGAGGTTGTTGAAACACATGCTACGACGGAATGCCGGTTCAAGGACTTTACCTGCCCCGGCGCTGATTGTGACAAGAGATTGCGTTCTAAACCCGAAGATGATACTTGCCCCCACAAGGAGGATACATGTTTACACTGCAAAGTGACAATCGAGGCTACTGACCGGGAACTGCATTTGTTATCATGTCCGAACAGCAAAACTCGCTGTGAGACATGCTGGAAGCTCGTATATCGCAGCCAAACCAAGGAACATGATGAATTAGAATGCGAAGGTGCTGTCATCAACTGTCCTTATAGCGAGTTTGGTTGTCCGGCTCGTGCGATGCGCGGACATATGGACGCTCATACTCTAGCTTGCGCATTCCACCCAGATACGCCGTCAGGCATGATAATTCGCTCACAACGAGAAATCATCGATTCCTACACCAACCTCGGCCAACAAGTACAGCAACTCCAGACTCGCCAGGACGAGACAAATCAACGCATCACGGAATTCAACTCATCTCTCAGCCGCCGGGGTGTGGGCGACTCGGTAATGGGAGACAACCGCACAATTCAAGACCTCGACGCTGGTTTCGAAGAAGTTCACCAGAACCTAACACACCTCGAGGCACGGCAGAGTATGTGGACTATCAACCAAATCATGCCCATCCGTGAGGAGGTAACTGAACTGCGAAACAATATTAACATGATTCGAATGCATGTTAACTGGCTCCTGAACCGAAGCCGCGAAGAAGGCCGCATAAGAGCAGCCGCGAGCTCTGGATCCACGGCGACTTTGCAGAGGGACAGGTCGGTAGAAGGCCCTCGTCTCGCGGAACGTCGTCGATCAGCTAGTGTCGAAGGAACAGATCTGCCCCGTCTGTAA
- a CDS encoding hypothetical protein (EggNog:ENOG41~BUSCO:EOG09260NWN), which yields MDPNEQPSWAGGDAPDKEKMEQASCANRAHDGDFMLSYDIQIRARRLAKLGTSTPVSAKSDENKAPDSESSNPSRTSTPKPQPQPAYAESRPKINVTPAAPPASSSPNPFDKLGVKAEPSSSTGTSSVNRKRLASEIDVAPADRPSPKPSTSQPESDESYADRTLSQIFRITVDPHNMVNTSGQRLTFLPNLNEELNESGEPLKLSVNTLDQALMEAASSYPHDKPLMNYFLPCWKRAVKASLQFKGTEGPKFEVHEEAKRLCMSGCLFALTMPDLYGRSPNPKHDTLMPYLLKGIQDENGLCFNFIQEAIKRFDDDEAFPALFNDAMVQISNKLGTISMDQDYKPYIQAMLTYTRFPPLIVNLAKHPTFIMAQSAAGIEKHTLLGPFFRISPLQNEVIKSYFPGARGLDKGRIANSQDALRMVLRTHQDDLFAITNAFIRAGQETRSRTLDWFAYIMNSNHKRRALQVDPREVASNGFMINVTTILDRFCEPFMDMDFSKVNKIDDNYFRKQPRIDISDETKLNADDAYAKSFYADKIPGDTNFISEAFFLTLAAHHYGSEACNSQLKNLDRDIKYLEKRVKIMEADRIKFVNNPAQLQQYDKAVQRHVDALEKSIAVKLSIEGVLLDERMQSTSLRFMRIVAVWLLRLVTRSEYKPGQESKEIQLPLPAEKSDVFSCLPEYTLQNIVDNFKFIFRWLPKILPSAVGDEMIALCVTFLRSTEYIKNPYLKSSLVSLLFSATWPLMHLKRGVLGDQLVGSQFANDHLLKGLMKFYIECESTGADSAFYDKFNIRYEIFQVIKCVWVNDHYKRQLTRESRVNKQFFVQFVNMLLNDATYVLDEALTKFPKIRAIEKELEDPSIPQEDRQKKEEEMQQLANQATSFMQLANETLEMMKLFTEAMSEAFTMPEIVSRLASMLNYNLETLAGKKAAAELSVSNRDKYHFRPIQIISDIVDIYLNLGNSPVFIDAVAADGRSYKPEVLERVSRILISKHQKDPADVARWDKLRVKFVDAKTLLDQAELDLGDIPAEFEDPIMGDLMKDPVLLPSKHIVDRSTIVQHLLSDPKDPFTRQAMTIDDAIPQTELKERIEQWREERVQAAKDKLKSDAMDTTEG from the exons ATGGACCCCAACGAGCAACCCTCATGGGCTGGAGGCGATGCCCCggacaaggagaagatggaacaGGCAAGCTGCGCCAACAGAGCTCATGATGGGGACTTTATGCTAAGCTATGATATCCAGATTCGCGCGAGACGTCTCGCCAAGCTAGGGACATCAACGCCTGTGTCTGCCAAGTCAGACGAGAACAAGGCTCCCGATTCCGAATCGTCGAACCCCTCGCGCACGTCAACGCCGAAGCCGCAGCCGCAGCCCGCATACGCTGAATCACGGCCCAAAATCAACGTCACTCCCGCCGCTCCGCCGGCTTCTTCCAGCCCGAACCCCTTCGACAAGCTAGGGGTCAAGGCGGAGCCGTCGAGTTCAACAGGTACTTCCTCTGTGAATCGTAAAAGACTGGCATCTGAGATTGACGTCGCTCCAGCGGATCGACCCTCCCCCAAGCCATCCACCTCTCAACCCGAGTCCGACGAATCCTATGCCGACCGAACATTGTCACAGATCTTCCGCATCACTGTTGATCCGCATAACATGGTCAACACCAGTGGTCAACGGCTGACGTTCCTCCCGAACCTGAATGAAGAACTGAACGAGTCCGGAGAGCCTCTGAAGCTGTCCGTCAACACGCTAGATCAAGCTCTTATGGAGGCGGCCAGCAGCTATCCCCATGATAAGCCTCTCATGAACTACTTCTTGCCATGCTGGAAGCGTGCTGTGAAAGCGTCGCTGCAGTTCAAGGGAACAGAGGGACCCAAGTTCGAGGTGCATGAAGAGGCAAAGCGTTTGTGTATGAGCGGCTGCTTGTTTGCCCTGACCATGCCGGATCTCTATGG CCGATCGCCGAACCCTAAGCATGATACACTCATGCCATACCTGTTGAAGGGCATACAGGACGAGAACGGCCTTTGCTTCAACTTTATACAGGAAGCTATCAAGCGattcgatgatgacgaggctTTCCCTGCTCTGTTCAACGATGCCATGGTTCAGATCAGCAACAAGCTGGGTACAATTTCTATGGACCAGGATTACAAGCCGTATATCCAGGCCATGTTGACTTACACCAGATTCCCTCCTCTAATCGTGAACCTCGCCAAGCACCccaccttcatcatggctcagtCAGCTGCTGGAATCGAAAAGCACACCCTTCTGGGTCCGTTCTTCCGCATCTCACCGCTCCAGAATGAAGTCATCAAGAGCTATTTCCCTGGGGCTCGTGGTCTTGACAAGGGCAGAATCGCAAACTCACAAGACGCTTTGCGAATGGTGCTGAGGACACACCAAGATGATCTTTTCGCCATCACAAACGCCTTTATCCGCGCAGGCCAGGAGACCAGATCTCGAACTCTGGACTGGTTCGCTTACATCATGAACTCAAATCACAAGAGGAGAGCACTACAAGTTGACCCTAGAGAGGTTGCTTCCAACGGCTTTATGATTAACGTGACCACGATTCTAGACCGATTTTGCGAACCCTTCATGGATATGGATTTCAGCAAAGTAAACAAGATTGATGACAACTACTTCCGGAAGCAACCACGGATAGATATCAGCGATGAGACAAAGCTGAACGCAGACGATGCATATGCGAAATCATTCTATGCGGACAAGATACCAGGCGATACCAACTTCATCTCGGAGGCTTTCTTCTTGACCCTGGCAGCGCATCATTATGGAAGTGAGGCCTGCAACTCCCAGCTGAAGAATTTGGATAGGGATATAAAGTATTTGGAGAAACGAGTCAAGATCATGGAGGCAGATCGTATCAAGTTTGTGAACAATCCTGCCCAACTTCAACAATATGACAAGGCTGTTCAAAGACATGTCGACGCTCTCGAAAAGAGCATTGCTGTCAAGCTTTCCATTGAAGGTGTCCTGCTTGATGAACGGATGCAGAGCACTTCATTGCGTTTCATGCGCATTGTGGCTGTGTGGTTGCTTCGCTTGGTGACTCGATCAGAGTACAAGCCTGGTCAAGAGTCGAAGGAGATACA ACTCCCTCTTCCTGCAGAGAAGTCAGATGTATTCTCATGTCTTCCAGAGTACACGCTACAGAATATCGTGGACAATTTCAAGTTCATATTTAG GTGGCTACCTAAGATTCTCCCCAGCGCTGTTGGCGATGAAATGATTGCGCTTTGCGTAACATTCCTCCGCTCAACTGAGTACATCAAGAACCCGTACCTGAAGTCATCATTGGTTTCACTACTCTTCTCGGCGACTTGGCCATTGATGCACCTAAAGCGCGGTGTTCTAGGTGACCAGCTTGTTGGCAGCCAATTTGCCAACGATCACCTTCTTAAGGGATTGATGAAGTTTTACATCGAGTGCGAGTCAACAGGCGCGGATTCTGCTTTCTATGACAAGTTCAACATCCGATATGAGATCTTCCAAGTGATCAAATGTGTTTGGGTCAACGACCACTACAAGCGACAATTGACACGAGAGAGTCG CGTCAACAAGCAGTTCTTTGTTCAGTTTGTCAACATGTTGTTGAACGATGCTACTTATGTCTTGGACGAAGCTTTAACCAAGTTTCCCAAGATCCGTGCTATCGAGAAGGAACTTGAAGATCCGTCAATACCACAAGAGGATcgccagaagaaggaggaggagatgcaaCAGCTGGCTAACCAGGCCACGTCTTTCATGCAGTTGGCCAACGAGACgcttgagatgatgaagctcttcaCAGAGGCTATGAGTGAGGCCTTCACCATGCCCGAGATTGTGTCTCGTCTGGCAAGCATGCTCAACTACAACCTGGAGACGTTAGCTGGAAAGAAGGCGGCTGCGGAGCTCAGCGTTTCTAACAGAGACAAGTACCACTTCCGCCCTATCCAGATCATCTCAGACATTGTCGACATCTATCTCAATCTCGGCAACTCACCAGTCTTCATCGACGCCGTTGCTGCAGATGGTCGTTCCTATAAGCCCGAAGTGCTGGAGCGCGTTTCACGCATTCTCATTTCCAAGCACCAGAAGGATCCTGCCGATGTCGCTCGCTGGGACAAGCTCAGGGTGAAGTTTGTCGACGCCAAGACGCTCCTCGACCAAGCGGAACTCGACCTGGGCGACATCCCTGCCGAGTTTGAGGACCCCATCATGGGTGATCTCATGAAGGATCCTGTTTTGCTACCCAGCAAGCATATTGTTGACCGATCAACCATTGTCCAGCATCTCCTAAGCGATCCTAAGGATCCTTTCACAAGACAAGCCATGACCATCGATGATGCAATTCCACAGACGGAACTAAAGGAGAGGATTGAGCAGTGGCGAGAGGAGCGGGTGCAAGCTGCCAAGGACAAGTTGAAGAGCGATGCCATGGATACCACAGAAGGTTAA
- the AAH1 gene encoding adenine deaminase — translation MCKSQFHSFLKALPKVEQHLHIEGTLEPELLFSLAEKNGIKLPEDPVYESADKLRERYGRFTSLDDFLHYYYLGMSVLITENDFETLAYQYFQRAASENVRHAEIFFDPQAHIARGVSYDTVVAGLTAAKRRAQKELGITVELIVCILRHLPVPESHALVDTLLDRGHFNDGTLTGFGMVSSEKAFPPELFTEVYARVAKTGTHLTTHAGEEAPPSFITASLEHLKVSRIDHGLAAAQDPELLKRLAANRTLLTFCPWSNVALCNLPELADAPVRKFLDAGVLFSVNSDDPAYFGAYVQEVYCRVQDTFSLSVKDWAWIVRGAVEESWCSDERKQKILRELEQVLEEYKDLKA, via the coding sequence ATGTGCAAATCTCAGTTCCACAGCTTCCTCAAGGCCTTGCCAAAGGTTGAGCAGCATCTCCATATTGAGGGAACTCTTGAGCCTGaacttctcttctccctcgccGAGAAGAACGGGATCAAATTGCCAGAGGATCCTGTCTACGAGTCGGCTGACAAGTTGCGAGAGCGATATGGGAGATTCACATCCCTCGATGATTTCCTGCACTACTACTACCTCGGGATGAGCGTGCTTATCACCGAAAACGACTTTGAGACTCTTGCGTACCAGTATTTCCAGCGCGCGGCGAGCGAAAACGTCCGGCATGCTGAGATCTTCTTCGATCCTCAGGCGCACATCGCTCGAGGTGTCAGCTACGACACTGTCGTCGCAGGACTTACAGCTGCCAAGCGTCGTGCTCAGAAGGAGTTGGGGATTACTGTCGAGCTGATTGTCTGTATCCTTCGCCATCTGCCTGTTCCCGAGTCTCATGCTCTGGTCGATACTCTTCTTGACCGTGGCCACTTCAACGATGGTACCCTGACAGGCTTCGGCATGGTCTCGAGCGAGAAGGCGTTCCCTCCTGAGCTCTTCACAGAGGTCTATGCCCGTGTTGCAAAGACTGGCACTCATCTCACCACTCACGCTGGTGAGGAAGCACCACCTTCTTTCATCACTGCCTCACTCGAGCACCTGAAAGTCTCGCGCATCGACCACGGTCTCGCAGCTGCTCAGGACCCAGAACTCCTCAAGAGACTGGCCGCCAACCGCACCCTCTTGACTTTCTGCCCCTGGTCTAACGTAGCTCTCTGCAACCTGCCTGAACTCGCCGACGCCCCTGTGCGCAAGTTCCTCGATGCTGGTGTCCTCTTCAGCGTCAACAGCGACGATCCTGCTTACTTTGGCGCCTACGTCCAGGAAGTCTACTGCCGTGTCCAGGATACCTTCAGCCTCTCCGTCAAGGACTGGGCATGGATCGTCCGCGGTGCTGTTGAGGAAAGCTGGTGCTCTGATGAGCGCAAGCAGAAGATTCTCAGAGAGCTGGAGCAAGTGTTGGAGGAGTATAAGGATTTGAAGGCGTGA
- a CDS encoding hypothetical protein (EggNog:ENOG41), producing the protein MSNVNSPRRRTGDLEKQMERVKRENSGLRRMLQDREGPMDLDAEGGDENSFSLPAIGSEPKRRKRPTPVPELARARASVRDFSRGIWKLPAQYRERAPIFFDPPRPELPPKHVVDQLLHAYCNSSHSMFPIIHMPSFRSTINDLYNSNASNRMPPAWLSMFFAVLATGSLFSPASGSQPNSFYEPAEFLEMANKMIDPWSNDFTLEHARALTLVTLCLNEMNLKSAAWGWLGRAVRVSQDLGMHVESGPWPVIEGEMRRRTWWMIYILDRTLATELSRPVLIDDDDCDVSLPAGVDDQFIHEGGMLVPTGAEPLTHSLLAVIHVVRSYSSLLTALTTQSISSAHLSTLDTHLKKCLNTFPPACDPASSVPLAPGFLAPLAYLFHARLLLHRHHLDPVYPLEARMASLESCTHIALETVSLLHRLNGSLLADSATTLLTTHIFRCALFLLLTGYIDPAVTAVRALASIDRQRDITIACGRYLSFFVSALAAKRVECTNYLARSAPPHFGSSRPSIDQAALLQMLSRDEDLIVYVSADLQASNDASWLWAGLEREVHLHQSPSPFQHPSSATRNELFSPEARTGLDEVDNKDWGGWARLETAIRGLNGVPATTPTPSTATWTLPPPIKSEAPGPAVELPRLGDASRFGSEIPKLGEGSTAVSPVAGGSRTPSGSATAPTTSKERLSIANII; encoded by the exons ATGTCAAATGTCAATTCACCAAGGAGACGAACCGGC GACTTGGAGAAGCAAATGGAACGAGTGAAAAGGGAGAACAGTGGATTGCGCCGTATGCTTCAGGATCGAGAAGGGCCCATGGACCTCGATGCTGAAGGAGGTGACGAGAACAGCTTTAGCTTACCAGCCATTGGATCCGAACCGAAGCGACGAAAGAGACCAACACCAGTCCCAGAGCTAGCGAGAGCGAGGGCTAGTGTACGCGATTTCTCGAGAGGTATCTGGAAACTCCCGGCCCAGTATCGTGAACGAGCCCCTATATTCTTCGACCCCCCGAGACCAGAGTTACCTCCCAAGCACGTTGTAGACCAACTGCTGCATGCCTATTGCAACTCGTCCCACTCCATGTTTCCGATCATACATATGCCATCGTTCCGATCTACTATCAACGACCTCTACAACAGCAATGCGTCCAACAGAATGCCCCCAGCCTGGCTTTCTATGTTCTTCGCAGTCCTGGCAACTGGCAGTCTCTTCAGCCCAGCATCAGGCTCCCAGCCAAACTCCTTTTACGAACCTGCCGAATTTCTTGAGATGGCTAACAAGATGATTGACCCGTGGTCTAACGACTTTACTCTGGAACATGCCCGGGCACTAACATTAGTAACTCTCTGCCTGAACGAGATGAACTTGAAGTCAGCGGCCTGGGGATGGTTAGGTAGGGCTGTCCGTGTCTCTCAAGATCTCGGCATGCACGTTGAATCAGGGCCGTGGCCAGTGATTGAAGGAGAGATGCGACGCAGGACCTGGTGGATGATATACATACTTGACCGGACCTTGGCTACTGAGCTTAGCCGACCCGTTTTgatcgacgacgacgactgCGACGTGTCATTGCCAGCCGGGGTTGACGATCAGTTTATCCACGAAGGAGGCATGTTGGTACCTACGGGAGCGGAACCTTTGACTCACTCTCTGCTCGCCGTCATCCATGTTGTACGGTCGTATTCGTCGCTTCTTACAGCACTGACAACCCAGTCGATATCATCAGCCCATCTTTCAACCCTTGATACCCATCTGAAGAAATGCCTGAACACCTTTCCGCCAGCATGCGACCCTGCGAGTAGTGTACCCCTTGCACCTGGCTTTCTTGCTCCGTTGGCATACCTATTCCACGCTCGTCTTCTCCTACATCGGCACCATCTCGATCCTGTGTACCCCCTCGAGGCTCGGATGGCTTCTCTTGAAAGCTGCACCCACATTGCTCTCGAAACAGTATCTCTGCTTCATCGATTGAACGGAAGCCTCTTGGCCGACAGTGCAACTACATTGTTGACCACGCACATATTTCGCTGTGCCCTATTTCTCCTCCTTACAGGCTACATAGACCCTGCAGTGACGGCTGTGAGAGCACTGGCTTCCATCGATCGACAAAGGGATATCACAATCGCATGCGGTCGTTACCTGTCGTTCTTTGTATCCGCCTTGGCAGCCAAGAGAGTTGAGTGTACAAACTACCTAGCAAGGAGTGCACCGCCGCACTTTGGTTCTTCACGGCCATCGATAGATCAAGCAGCTCTTCTACAGATGCTTTCACGCGACGAGGATTTGATTGTATACGTTTCCGCCGATCTTCAGGCATCAAATGATGCCTCGTGGCTTTGGGCAGGCCTAGAGCGAGAAGTCCATTTACACCAGTCCCCATCGCCGTTTCAGCATCCCTCATCGGCCACCAGAAACGAGTTGTTCAGCCCTGAGGCTCGTACAGGATTGGATGAAGTCGACAACAAAGATTGGGGTGGATGGGCAAGACTCGAGACGGCCATTCGTGGACTGAATGGTGTGCCAGCCACGACTCCGACCCCCTCGACTGCAACCTGGACGTTACCTCCGCCCATCAAGAGCGAGGCGCCTGGTCCAGCTGTGGAACTCCCAAGGCTAGGGGATGCATCGCGTTTCGGGTCCGAGATACCCAAGTTGGGCGAGGGAAGCACAGCGGTTAGCCCTGTGGCAGGGGGCAGCAGGACACCAAGTGGAAGCGCAACCGCCCCAACTACCAGCAAAGAGCGGTTGAGTATCGccaatattatataa
- a CDS encoding hypothetical protein (EggNog:ENOG41) yields the protein MTDRNASTMGKGAEQEPAKGDDGKAVNRDKSSNATASGNNKAPTKKRRKVNHVDESDAQSDMARSSISSTMGPPPPAFDTTRQHRGSKSFGGMLGQGSPLSIVQPGQVSGLQGNALNNGNSNANQFAGFQDAWMTAQNHFHDMHSYHPNYMIASEVTHEFNLLNDFLHTSLLDDGSVPPEEQQSPAFKRSSQSQSEMLPGFGNNTNTSMGAGGSNTMSNMTEGSMLPPPPNVEGKNIPRPGSVVPADKAREYYLQAADPSGNDTPEERMARVLRAKYDAGLLKPFNYINGYSRLGAYLNSHITTASREKILRTIARFRPAFREKAHALTDMELVYVEMWFEKQLMDYDRVFASMAVPACCWRRTGEIFRGNKEMAELIGVSVAQLRDGKIALHEILTEESMVRYWEEFGTIAFDPAHETLLTACSLKNPTPGSTHPVVKCCFSFMIRRDEHKLPALIVGNFLPHDPPAQ from the exons ATGACCGACCGGAATGCCTCTACCATGGGTAAGGGCGCTGAGCAGGAGCCTGCCAAAGGCGACGATGGCAAGGCTGTGAATCGCGACAAGAGCTCGAATGCCACTGCTTCTGGGAATAACAAGGCCCCTACGAAAAAGAGACGCAAAGTCAATCACG TTGATGAATCGGACGCTCAGTCCGATATGGCTCGTAGCTCGATTTCTAGCACCATGGGCCCACCTCCCCCAGCGTTTGACACGACGAGGCAGCACCGAGGTTCCAAATCTTTTGGGGGAATGCTGGGTCAAGGAAGCCCACTGTCCATTGTGCAACCCGGCCAGGTCTCGGGCCTGCAGGGCAATGCGTTGAACAACGGCAACAGTAATGCGAATCAAT TTGCGGGCTTCCAAGATGCGTGGATGACAGCTCAGAACCATTTTCATGATATGCACAGCTATCACCCCAACTACATGATTGCCTCAGAAGTCACTCACGAgttcaatcttctcaacgaTTTCCTCCATACGAGTCTACTCGATGACGGTAGTGTGCCGCCAGAGGAACAACAGAGCCCGGCATTCAAGCGGTCGAGCCAGAGCCAGTCGGAGATGCTACCCGGGTTTGGAAATAACACCAACACCTCTATGGGAGCCGGTGGTTCAAACACCATGTCAAACATGACAGAGGGATCAATGCTGCCACCCCCTCCGAATGTTGAAGGCAAGAACATTCCACGACCGGGAAGCGTTGTGCCCGCCGACAAGGCTCGCGAATACTATCTACAAGCCGCCGACCCATCAGGCAACGACACGCCAGAGGAGCGAATGGCACGTGTGCTCAGGGCCAAGTACGACGCTGGACTGTTGAAGCCGTTCAATTACATCAACGGTTATTCTCGCTTGGGTGCATATCTCAATTCACACATCACAACAGCGTCACGGGAAAAGATTCTAAGGACCATCGCCCGGTTCAGGCCCGCTTTTCGAGAAAAGGCACATGCTTTGACGGATATGGAACTTGTGTACGTTGAGATGTGGTTTGAGAAACAGCTCATGGACTACGACCGGGTGTTTGCAAGCATGGCAGTGCCCGCGTGCTGCTGGCGAAGAACCGGTGAAATCTTCAGGGGCAACAAGGAGATGGCAGAGTTGATTGGCGTGTCAGTAGCTCAACTGAGAGAT GGCAAAATCGCGTTGCACGAAATCCTCACAGAAGAATCAATGGTGCGATACTGGGAAGAGTTTGGCACGATTGCTTTCGATCCAGCGCATGAGACCCTCTTGACGGCCTGCTCTCTGAAGAATCCAACCCCTGGGTCAACGCATCCAGTTGTGAAATGTTGTTTCTCGTTCATGATCAGAAGAGATGAGCACAAACT GCCAGCTCTGATTGTTGGTAATTTCTTGCCGCATGACCCACCAGCACAATAA
- a CDS encoding hypothetical protein (EggNog:ENOG41~BUSCO:EOG09262DKA) produces the protein MSNQTQKLKPAARVQGQKKDVWSMINEAAASSPIQPIVNLGQGFFGYNPPDFILNAAKEALDRVECNQYAPAKGRPRLRKALADAYSPLWSRNLDPETDIIITTGANEGMLSAFMGFIEPGDEVIVFEPFFDQYISNIQMPGGKVVYVPLHPPETGATKNSSAADWTIDFDELEKAFTPRTKMIVINTPHNPVGKVFHKDELQKIADLAVKHQTIILSDEVYDRLFYVPFTRIANLSPEVEKLTLTVGSAGKNFYATGWRVGWLIGPPELIQHVTAAHTRICFSTPAPFQEAAAIGFEQADKNGFWDETIKEMKAKVDRLNEVFEELNLPVTYPEGGYFLLVNMAKVKLPEDYPFPPHVASRPRDFKLAWFLIQEIGVAAIPPTEFYTPNNAHLAEDYIRFAVCKNDDILEQAKERLRGLKKYIQE, from the exons ATGAGTAACCAGACTCAAAAGCTCAAACCCGCGGCTCGGGTCCAGggccagaagaaggatgtTTG GTCCATGATCAATGAGGCTGCTGCGTCTTCACCTATCCAGCCTATTGTGAACCTGGGTCAGGGTTTCTTTGGTTACAACCCCCCTGACTTTATTCTCAACGCTGCCAAGGAGGCTTTGGATCGTGTTGAGTGTAATCAGTATGCGCCTGCTAAGGGACGACCGCGGTTGAGGAAGGCTCTTGCGGATGCGTATTCACCATTGTGGAGTCGCAATTTGGACCCTGAGACTGATATTATTATCACAACTGGTGCTAATGAGGGTATGCTGAGTGCGTTCATGGGTTTTATTGAGCCTGGTGATGAGGTTATTGTGTTTGAGCCCTTTTTTGATCA ATACATTAGCAATATTCAGATGCCCGGCGGCAAGGTCGTCTATGTTCCCCTTCATCCTCCCGAGACAGGAGCCACAAAGAACTCTTCAGCCGCAGACTGGACAATTGACTTTGACGAGCTAGAGAAGGCCTTCACACCCCGCACCAAGATGATTGTCATCAACACTCCCC ACAACCCTGTGGGCAAGGTTTTCCACAAGGACGAGTTACAAAAGATTGCCGATCTTGCTGTCAAGCACCAGACTATTATTCTCTCGGATGAGGTTTATGACCGTCTTTTCTACGTGCCGTTTACGCGAATTGCAAATCTTTCTCCTGAGGTGGAGAAGCTCACTCTCACTGTTGGATCTGCTGGAAAGAACTTTTATGCCACTGGCTGGCGTGTTG GCTGGTTGATTGGTCCCCCAGAGCTGATCCAGCACGTCACTGCCGCTCACACGCGTAtctgcttctcaacacccGCCCCCTTCCAAGAAGCCGCCGCCATTGGTTTCGAGCAAGCCGACAAGAACGGTTTCTGGGATGAGACCatcaaggagatgaaggccAAGGTCGACCGCCTCAACGAGGTATTCGAGGAACTCAATCTACCCGTGACATACCCCGAGGGCGGTTACTTCCTGCtcgtcaacatggccaaggtcaagctaCCAGAGGACTACCCCTTTCCCCCTCACGTCGCAAGCCGGCCTCGCGATTTCAAGCTGGCGTGGTTCCTCATCCAGGAGATTGGTGTTGCAGCTATTCCTCCTACAGAGTTTTATACTCCGAACAACGCGCACTTGGCGGAGGATTATATCCGATTTGCTGTGTGTAAGAATGACGATATCTTGGAGCAGGCTAAGGAGAGGCTAAGGGGGCTGAAGAAGTACATTCAAGAGTAG